From Anastrepha obliqua isolate idAnaObli1 chromosome 3, idAnaObli1_1.0, whole genome shotgun sequence:
acaaccttttcacatgccccatcaaacccactcatctaacacccctttccctctggacccaaccttcCGAAACAGCtggtttcctgggcctaccgttagatgagctagacgaaggcgaccggtgattacactacactgacagggcaaagttactgccacaaaaaaaaaaaaataactggtaCCAGACGCCGCGTAATTCAGAACTGACCGGCCAATTGCTTTTAATATCGccggaaacattttttttatctttgccGCAAGTTCTGCCAACAAACGATTTGGAACCTTGTTGCGCTTTTGGACCTTAGTAGCAATTGCTATTGTGTGCGCAGAAAAAGAGAACAAACTATCAAAGGGGGCGCCaaaattttgtggttgtttacTGTTGGTTTTGGTGTGCCATCAACCTTTACCTTTAGCTGTAGTTTGACCTCGTTGgttgaaaaagcgagaaagggtGGTGAGATAATCGTTTACTTTGGAACATAAGCTATCGGACGCCATTTTCGAACAATCGTCAGTATAGGGGACCATTGTTTTCACCTTCCGACTCGGTGACCCAGGATAAGAGGATCCAAGCGATGCCAAATGGTACGGTCCAGAGGACTTCCGGAGTCAGGGTCGTTAGGTTGAAACAACATGCTGGCTGATGCAGTCTCGCTATCCTACGATACCATGGGTGTCGTGTTGCAGTGTAGGCGGTTGAGTGCTGTAGTGCAGGAGCTCTGTTTCTAGAAAAATTTACATGTAGATCGTTTTATTATGTGTAGGCATGCGGCTTGTTTCGAAAAATGGAGTTTTTGAGATGTATAATTCATAGGAGTTGCTTCGAAAGCATAGCATAAAACATCTCCTTTAAGCTTTTGGGGACTGAAGAAAGATTAGCAGCCTTGATTGTTCTCGGAAGGTAGAGTCACCTGACTTAGGAATGCTTCTAGAAGGTGTCCTTTCGGTAACTAGGGTCAAATGGGAGCATATACATACCTCTTACTATGTGAATAATTTTCAGGCGCCATCAGAAGATATGCGTATGTGATGAATAAAGTTATCAAGGATTTCGTAAGATCGAGTGTAGATAAGACTTATTTCAGTGAAGAAGGAAGTAGTCGTTCCGGAACGACCCAGATTGatatccggctaaggactgCCCTTTCTGCAGCATGCGTACATGTGTGGGAAATGCTTATGCtgttgctacaacaaaaatgaaatcaTCGAGCTTAGTCATTGCCGGGTGAGTGATAGTCCTGGGGATTTTATAAGTTTCAGAATGTCGAAGCTAAATAATCAATCTCACTGGAAACCAAAAGACATAatctttttcaatataaaaatatatttcaagttaTGTGGGTGAGTTTTTATGATGTACCAGACGGAAGCCACACTCTCAATCTACACCCTCAATCTCTTAGATGCAGTCGCTATGCCAACATTGATTCGGATTACTTTCTTATAGAAagatagtatatgtatattttaaggAAAGATTCGCGTCGTCTCTCCCCTGTGTGGGTGATGAGCTCGTAAAAAAATCTGGAAGATAACTGGAATGCTACGCTACCGTAGAATAAAAGGAGCCAAGTTGGGGTCGCTGTCGAGCTATGGGAAAGAAAGGGAGAACATGGAAAAGTTGGGCATTCGAAAGCCGTTATCCAAGGCTTCACACAAAAATGTCGAAAGTAAGATAGATGAGAATCTTTTTTTCAACCTTTGAGCTATTTTTATCAAGAGGCAACTCGAATAATTTACACGCAGCATCTATCATTAAAATTATGGTCAGATGAATGCATTTACAAATACTCTGTCGCAAGAAAAGTTGTTCTATAATTTGTGCAATTTGCTACAAAATCAAATTGCCAAGAACCACTGTGATATActaatttatgaaatattgtggAAAATCGTTGCATGTAGTATTTTATGGAAGATGGGCATGGTTAATGTCCGGCTTTGATAATTTTCAGTCCTGACCTATCTTGGGTCAAGATACGAGTAATAAGTTTCACTCGAGTTTTCGTTTACACACGCAGACACAGAGACGGTCGGACGGACGGACAGACCGGCAGACCGAAGAGAATTTCTGCAAAAACTTTCCTTCTAATATTCCCGCCGTCGCCTCATCAGGTGTTATCATTGTTTAAATGGGTCACGTGTGTAAATCGCAAGCGAATGGTGTGGAATATCATATACGCTTCAAGCGACATAAAATATGGTTGATGTAATATGttgatctcgaaaaatttgCCTAGGgatgtatgtatctatgcatTTTTCTTGCTCTTTGCTCTTTGCTATTTCCTATTTTTAACACAATTCGAATTCGTCATCCACCCTTTATTATCAACGAAGCCAAAAAAATGCACAGCTAATTGAAAATGCAGACAATTAACGCTAAAGATGGCAAGGATATACTTATACACTTACTCGGAGGCGCTATTGAGCGCTGTCCTCTTCTTATAAAAGCCTCAATAAAATCACATCGTTCTAGCATCGTTAAGCATAGTTTCAAAGATGATCTCAACACGTACACAAGTTTTTGTGGCTATGTTCCTGCTGGTCTTGGCTGTAGCCAATTGTCAGGTGCTTGGACTTAATACGAAAAATTTCCAaggaaatgtcaaataaaacaGATATTTTATACTTGCAGCTGACCTTCTCGCCAGATTGGGGCAAACGTTCGGTGGGTAGCAGTAGTAGTGTGGGCAGTGGTACAGCTGGTTTCTTCGATGCACAGCCTAGTGGTAACTGTAAGACCTCGAATGAGATGCTCCTGGAAATATTTCGCTTTGTTCAGGTATGACATgtggggcgtatgagtgattttAATTGATTGGCAattctaatatatatttttgttattcataTGCTTTATATCTTATAGGCCCAGGCGCAACTTTTTCTTGACTGTAAGCATCgagagtaaaatttaaatttcagctAAACCCTTTTAATCAGTGCTCAAATAAGTATATTGGATATTAACTATGCATatgtttaattattaatttgggGTAGTCGGCATTAGTTctgttttcaaagcattaaaaaagctATATAAGACgtatgaaaaatgtattattttaccAATAAATGTATACAcctaaataaatgtaaaataactactactaataaaatacttatgAATGCATGCCAGTAGAAATATTTGCGTACAATTTTCTCTAACCCACTTGAAATGAAAAAGCTTTATATTTTCAACAAGTGATTGCAAATAATTTGGTggaatatacatatactatggtggccgccgtagccgaatgggttggtgcgtgattaccattcggaattcacagagaggtcgttggttcgactctcggtgaaaggaaaattaataaaaaaaaaaaaaaaaaaaaaaaaaaaaaaaaaaaaaaaaaaaaaaaaaaaacatttttctaatagcggtcgccctcggcaggcaatggcaaacctccgagtgtatttctgctatgaaaaagctcctcataaaaatatctgccgttcggagtcggcttgaaactgcaggtccctccatttgtggaacaacaccaagacgcacacaccacaaataggaggaggagctcggccaaacacctaacagaagtgtacgcgccaattatttatttatttatttttatacatatactatttatgtataagtatattcattattttttcagtttaaattgcaattaaattagctgtgGAGTCAATAACTGGAATCGAGTTTCCATAGCCaatgttatttttgtaataagagGTCAAAATGtgtgtagatacatacatataaacatttaaGTATATACAATGTAAGTTTTAGAATtcgttatatatacatacatataattggggcttacaccctttaatgggtatttggccgagctcctcatcctatttgtggcgtgcgtcttgatgttgttccagaaatggaaGGGCCTACAGCTTTTGTGAGGAGCATTTTTTACCATTACGAGTAAGTAATAATAGCTACATTTTTCTAGCATCCGACCTTTACAAGAACTCTAGAAAATTTGCGATTTACGTGGAAAGCAGCAACATAAAATATCCTACTTGAGTTGATAATTGAGGGGTTGAATTGAAGGTGCATAACTATTTGCGATTAATAGtgttgtaaagtaaaaaaaaagagtcTACTCTGTGTGGGCCGCTGTAAAGTACTTGCGAAATTACAGCTAAAGGCGCAATTGCTTGATCGAGGCGCATCCATACTAGGAAAAGaatagctgatttgttttttccttGCAAGTTGGTGGTTTCAATGACAAGGTgctctggtttttttttttagatccgcttgtttgttcatattttgattgaaattttgactCACAAACCACCAAATGGCAAAAACCAAGAAaatatgccaattttatttttacactaCTGCTACCTCCTTGTATGTATTCGTCTGAATTAGAACGCAACGTTCAACTGCTGGAtgcgcaaataaaataaaagccaaaatgGAGCAACTgtaagtaaatgtaaaatataaccGATTTCGGGTGTTCTTTTAGCAGATCGGATGCAGAAGAATGCAGCAAATAATAAATTGCAACACCTTAATTTTTGCTTGAATTATTGTGCGTATCGATGGGCAGACATGGCTAAGTCTACTCTACTCACCATTCTGAGAATTTCCATATAGGAATAGTACAAACGGATTATTGTATTTCGACCTTAAGATCTTTTGTGCaatctactcatcacagtacttcATCCAAACTCAGTACTTTAAGTAAATTAGTATGGAACTGGGTTGGGCTGATcgatgtgcctttcttctggccgTATCAGGCCGATATATATCctttttattctttctttttgcTGTGGCATCGATTGAGGGAAAAATGTAAGTATTATAGCATCAATAATGGCCATAGACTAAGGCTGCAACTAGTGGTGCCGTAGCCATAGCGCTATAGCCGTAATCATAACAATAGCcgcaacattaaagcatttatggaTTTGTCATGCtgtaaccataaacagctgtCACTGAAGTTCTTAAAAACAATACGTTAACTAATTACGTCGCTCATTTCTAATATCCAAATAtttatcgcaaatatcaaaacaaatgtgAGGTACTTCACAGGTGCTTACGGTTACGGGGAATAATCAAAAATCAATAGATACTTACGGCTACGGTTATGGTTACAGCGTTATCGAGCGGCACCTATAATCGTTTACAGTGGTGCCTGTATGTTTGATCACAGCAGCTGATTGCTATGGTTACGTTTACGGCCAaggtacgccaccacttttaacTCACTGAACCTTTGTAGGTCTCTAACAACAGCGACAACACTGTATCCAGACGATTCCAATACCTCTATTTTTTGAAACAGAAATTACTGTAACATGCGACATTTGACGTCGTGAAGCATAAGCTGTTTCCACTTAGACATCAAGCCTacaatattaagaaaacttaatgTGCAATATTTAAATGCCTATTATTATTCTTACAATGCTTACATTTTTTGAGCCAAGTGACTAATTTGCTTCAGCTACCTGAATCGTACTGCTTAAAGCAGGATTATTTGGATAATTTGGCAAGATACATCTGCCATAAGCTGTAATCACAGATTCCCAATATCAGGGAGTAAGATACATACGAGGAAGAATAATTTTGATGGCTAAATCACAATAACCAGCAATAATGAGAGTCTTAGACGACTGCAACTGAAAACAATGCGTTTAagcgaaataattaattttaatcgaAGTGGAAAACCTTAAATGCTAAAGTGATGCATAAGTTTAATTGAATCGATTGATTTtataaatcatattttaaatgatttgttAATTTGTACGGAATAT
This genomic window contains:
- the LOC129241309 gene encoding adipokinetic hormone, producing the protein MISTRTQVFVAMFLLVLAVANCQLTFSPDWGKRSVGSSSSVGSGTAGFFDAQPSGNCKTSNEMLLEIFRFVQAQAQLFLDCKHRE